The following proteins are encoded in a genomic region of Lactiplantibacillus plantarum:
- a CDS encoding MFS transporter: MKNLGRNRAFVTLTVADLFETIGTSLFNIILLTYARTFAQANLMVSLVSVATVLPGIFGMLTGRLADSQTNKRGWLAGLKFVQAALYLVLAQLITEKQVGLLLIIIVINLCSDVLGMLSGSLRMPLLQAKVASELQEEALGINQGIGVLMQTMGQALGVSLLAATGDYRLAGYLNAITFLIAGLVLLSGYETLKLPSATVTVTSTFRQLLRQVRQAMEAGVHMNVLALLGSVLFLNAVGASVDALLNLYLIHRATQLPFSFGVAILVMNTADVFGSVAGNLLHTGYFQRWTFRGVMLTTVVAFEGLFINLLFWQNYWVVVTIMMIGGFCMGQANPKLMASLLKVADQSIVGSLGGIINSLATISIPIGSVGLVLLDNIVSPEAAYLTAMGLLLACGGCLFIRR; encoded by the coding sequence ATGAAAAATCTAGGCCGTAATCGAGCGTTTGTCACGTTAACAGTAGCTGATCTTTTTGAGACAATTGGTACCAGCCTATTTAACATTATTCTATTAACGTACGCGCGAACGTTTGCACAAGCAAATTTGATGGTTTCACTAGTTTCGGTGGCTACTGTGCTTCCTGGTATTTTTGGTATGCTTACTGGTCGATTGGCAGACTCGCAAACCAATAAGCGGGGGTGGTTAGCAGGTTTGAAATTTGTTCAAGCGGCATTATATCTCGTGTTAGCGCAACTTATTACTGAAAAACAGGTCGGGTTGCTGTTGATTATTATTGTCATCAATTTGTGCTCAGACGTGTTGGGGATGTTGAGTGGCAGCCTCCGAATGCCATTATTACAAGCTAAAGTCGCGTCTGAGTTACAAGAAGAGGCCTTAGGGATCAACCAAGGCATCGGAGTGTTAATGCAGACGATGGGCCAAGCGTTGGGTGTCAGTCTATTGGCCGCAACGGGCGATTATCGTCTCGCGGGATATTTGAATGCAATCACGTTCTTGATTGCCGGTCTGGTGCTGCTGTCTGGGTATGAAACGCTAAAATTACCTTCCGCAACTGTCACCGTGACGTCGACATTTCGTCAACTGCTACGACAAGTACGACAAGCAATGGAAGCGGGGGTGCACATGAACGTCTTGGCGCTATTGGGGAGCGTCTTGTTCTTGAATGCGGTGGGTGCAAGCGTCGATGCACTATTGAATTTATACCTGATTCACCGGGCGACGCAGTTACCATTTTCATTCGGAGTCGCAATTCTTGTGATGAATACTGCTGACGTATTTGGCTCGGTTGCAGGGAATTTGTTACATACAGGTTACTTTCAGAGGTGGACGTTTCGTGGTGTCATGTTAACTACCGTCGTGGCGTTTGAGGGTTTATTTATTAATCTGTTGTTTTGGCAAAACTATTGGGTAGTGGTTACAATCATGATGATTGGGGGATTTTGTATGGGACAAGCAAATCCTAAATTGATGGCGAGTTTATTGAAAGTGGCCGATCAAAGTATCGTTGGGAGCTTAGGCGGCATCATAAATTCATTGGCGACGATTTCGATTCCAATCGGCAGTGTTGGATTGGTCTTGTTGGATAATATCGTGAGCCCAGAAGCGGCTTATTTGACGGCCATGGGATTACTGTTAGCTTGTGGTGGTTGTCTGTTCATTCGCCGGTGA
- a CDS encoding methyltransferase domain-containing protein — MTALERSWFEEAQQSMHGWDFSHLAGRWQTADLPWDYAALVREHLSADDRWLDIDTGGGELMGRFNHQPALTAVTEGWQPNIELLKQTVVKKGITLYPDAAEQLTAVPNSTFDIVTNSHGAMPVKRIAEVLKPGGRFATQQVGATNNYALSRFFDEHYEPAYPDNQLLTVMAQMQAAGFEILRAEQAYAALSFTDIGAIVYYATVIPWEFPNFDVARMLPKLHQLQSLLTINGRVTTFEDRFMIIARKLARCD; from the coding sequence ATGACAGCTTTAGAAAGAAGTTGGTTTGAAGAAGCGCAGCAATCCATGCACGGCTGGGACTTTAGTCATCTGGCTGGCCGGTGGCAGACTGCGGACTTACCGTGGGATTACGCTGCCCTAGTTCGTGAGCATCTAAGTGCCGATGATCGATGGTTGGATATTGATACGGGCGGTGGTGAATTGATGGGGCGTTTTAACCATCAGCCAGCGCTGACTGCGGTGACTGAGGGGTGGCAACCAAATATTGAGTTGTTGAAGCAAACGGTGGTTAAAAAGGGGATAACATTATATCCAGATGCCGCCGAACAGTTGACGGCCGTACCAAATTCGACATTTGATATTGTAACGAATAGTCATGGTGCGATGCCAGTGAAGCGAATTGCGGAAGTTTTAAAGCCGGGGGGCCGATTTGCGACTCAGCAAGTTGGTGCGACCAATAATTATGCGTTGTCACGATTCTTTGACGAGCATTACGAACCGGCGTATCCTGACAATCAGTTGTTGACGGTAATGGCTCAAATGCAGGCTGCGGGATTTGAAATTCTGCGGGCTGAGCAAGCCTACGCGGCACTGAGTTTTACGGATATTGGCGCAATTGTCTATTATGCCACGGTGATTCCATGGGAGTTTCCGAATTTTGACGTGGCACGGATGCTTCCCAAATTACATCAGTTACAATCCTTACTGACCATTAATGGTCGCGTCACGACGTTTGAAGACCGATTTATGATTATCGCTCGTAAACTGGCTCGTTGTGATTGA
- a CDS encoding heavy metal-binding domain-containing protein — translation MTQLLVTTTENIPGHPYEVIGEVFGLTTQSKNLVRNIGAGLKGLVGGEIKDYTKMLEESRDVAVNRLRDNASAMGADAVVMMRFDTGSISQDMQSVAAYGTAVRFITEDLTTDNA, via the coding sequence ATGACACAATTACTGGTCACGACCACTGAAAATATTCCGGGGCACCCCTATGAAGTTATCGGTGAAGTCTTTGGGTTAACCACTCAATCTAAGAATCTGGTCCGTAACATTGGGGCAGGCTTAAAGGGCCTAGTTGGCGGCGAAATCAAGGATTACACCAAGATGCTCGAAGAGTCGCGCGATGTCGCGGTCAATCGGTTGCGCGATAATGCAAGTGCCATGGGTGCGGATGCCGTTGTGATGATGCGGTTCGACACCGGCTCCATTAGTCAGGATATGCAATCGGTTGCCGCATATGGTACCGCAGTTCGTTTTATCACCGAAGATTTGACCACTGACAATGCTTAA
- a CDS encoding DUF4428 domain-containing protein, whose product MSKKYDVCGNKLKMFKSVPVIDGKVCHDCMKKIGVDYVELPLSMSIEEILTVKEIKDLQANNQIIDPQKRWAEYKNKLKQEKI is encoded by the coding sequence ATGAGTAAAAAATATGATGTTTGTGGAAACAAATTAAAAATGTTTAAGTCCGTTCCTGTGATTGATGGTAAAGTCTGCCACGATTGTATGAAGAAAATTGGTGTGGATTACGTTGAGCTACCGCTTTCAATGTCTATAGAAGAAATTTTGACTGTTAAAGAAATTAAAGACTTACAAGCTAACAACCAAATTATTGATCCACAAAAGCGCTGGGCGGAGTATAAAAATAAGTTAAAACAAGAAAAAATTTAA
- a CDS encoding tyrosine-type recombinase/integrase: MAQITEQEYRYTLRQIRELLGNIKLNSMTRTRYQQFLNDFTHGNVEQRAKRHLTGDQPYHSKASVQKLHGHIHAAVIDAVADGLIKSDFCTHAELGGHKGKDAQLKFLDVKDMKILANEVNKNIRLTSTGKSMIYTGLMTGMRVAEVSALTWSDIDWKTKTIRINKSWDYVYGQKFKRTKTESSIRKISVTDELLNHLKQLRSLQIQKNLDNPDHMVFLNNRGRIPTPGACDLLLKNYHTTLEIKRISFHGLRHTHASSLLYCGVKMEYISKRLGHKNSSITRNVYAHLLTEDQKQEESRTLNALAKFS, translated from the coding sequence TTGGCTCAGATTACCGAACAGGAATATCGTTACACTTTGCGTCAAATTAGAGAATTACTTGGCAACATTAAACTCAACTCAATGACTCGAACCCGGTATCAACAGTTCTTGAATGACTTCACCCATGGCAATGTCGAACAACGCGCCAAACGTCATTTAACAGGTGACCAACCTTATCATAGTAAAGCATCCGTTCAAAAACTTCACGGGCACATTCATGCAGCAGTGATTGATGCCGTTGCTGACGGATTAATAAAATCCGATTTCTGTACTCATGCTGAACTGGGTGGTCATAAAGGTAAGGATGCTCAACTCAAATTTCTAGACGTCAAGGATATGAAAATACTTGCTAATGAGGTAAACAAGAACATCCGTTTAACCTCCACTGGCAAGTCGATGATATATACCGGCTTAATGACTGGTATGCGTGTCGCTGAAGTGTCCGCTCTAACATGGTCGGATATTGACTGGAAAACCAAGACCATTCGTATTAACAAGTCCTGGGACTATGTGTATGGGCAGAAGTTCAAACGGACTAAAACTGAGTCCAGTATTCGTAAAATTTCTGTGACCGATGAGTTGTTAAATCATTTAAAACAGCTCCGATCATTACAGATTCAAAAGAATCTGGATAACCCCGATCACATGGTATTCTTAAATAATCGTGGTCGTATTCCAACTCCTGGGGCTTGTGATTTATTGCTAAAGAACTATCATACCACTCTTGAAATTAAACGGATTAGCTTCCACGGTCTACGTCACACACATGCGAGTTCCCTGCTTTATTGTGGTGTCAAAATGGAGTATATTTCAAAACGCTTGGGTCACAAGAATAGTTCAATCACGCGTAATGTGTACGCCCATCTGCTCACTGAAGATCAAAAACAGGAAGAATCACGGACTTTAAATGCACTGGCTAAATTTAGTTAA
- a CDS encoding glycosyltransferase family 2 protein, which translates to MKTMSLVVPCYNEEPTIEIFYNTVEKVLADNPESFKDITTEYVFVNDGSSDDTLNVLRTLNAAHPDTVHYVSFSRNFGKEAGLLAGLEHTIGDYVAVMDVDLQDPPTLLPKMLAMLQTGDYDCIGTMRENRVGEPMIRSFLSRSFYSVVNKISKVQIIPNARDYRLMTRQMVDAILELPEYNRFSKGIFNWVGFRTTYLKFENQPRSAGETHWSIWQLFNYSMDAIVDFSDVPLKIATFTGGLLSLISIISIFVVIIRKILFDNSVSGWASTITIMLLIGGIQLFCLGIIGNYIGKIYIESKHRPHYIVQEKK; encoded by the coding sequence ATGAAAACCATGAGTCTTGTTGTTCCATGCTATAACGAGGAACCAACGATTGAAATATTTTATAACACCGTTGAAAAAGTCTTGGCAGATAATCCAGAGTCGTTCAAGGATATCACTACTGAATATGTTTTCGTTAATGATGGCTCATCTGACGACACTTTGAACGTACTACGAACTTTAAACGCCGCCCATCCTGACACTGTCCACTATGTCTCCTTTTCGCGAAATTTTGGTAAGGAGGCTGGTTTATTAGCCGGCCTGGAGCACACCATTGGCGATTACGTCGCCGTCATGGACGTTGATCTACAAGATCCACCGACTTTATTGCCTAAAATGCTGGCAATGCTTCAAACCGGTGACTATGACTGTATCGGTACAATGCGGGAAAATCGCGTTGGTGAACCAATGATCCGGTCATTCTTATCACGCTCGTTTTACTCAGTTGTCAACAAAATTTCAAAAGTACAAATTATTCCAAACGCCCGCGATTACCGGTTAATGACACGTCAGATGGTTGATGCTATTTTGGAATTGCCTGAATATAACCGATTTTCAAAAGGCATCTTCAACTGGGTCGGTTTCCGAACAACTTATTTGAAGTTCGAAAATCAGCCCCGTTCCGCTGGCGAGACACACTGGTCAATTTGGCAATTATTCAATTATTCAATGGATGCCATCGTCGACTTCTCAGATGTACCCCTGAAGATTGCGACCTTCACCGGCGGCTTGCTCTCACTAATCTCCATTATCAGTATATTTGTCGTTATTATTCGTAAAATATTATTTGATAACAGTGTCAGTGGTTGGGCCTCAACCATCACGATTATGCTCTTAATCGGTGGCATTCAGCTGTTCTGTCTGGGGATTATCGGCAATTACATTGGTAAGATTTATATCGAATCAAAACACCGGCCCCACTACATCGTGCAGGAAAAGAAGTAA
- a CDS encoding DUF4428 domain-containing protein, producing MAKKCDICGKKIGLMASRLDIKDGIMCVDCSEQIGLKTGLQSISVAKDLTIDDVKSYQDSHTKIDIAKYLDDMKSKPAEPSQKDSNTKIKHPCAVCNREIGLLGGFKLTDGKICDDCASRVGLKNNFSSQSAVEYLTVQDIKNYQDTNTQIDLKKYLDDMKNKPTVSAHQDSNTKIKHPCAVCNREIGLLGGFKLTDGKICDDCASRVGLKNNFSSQSAVEYLTVQDIKNYQDTNTQIDLKKYLDDMKNKPTVSAHQDSNTKIKHPCAVCGREIGLLGGFKLTDGKICDDCASRVGLKNNFSSQSAVEYLTVQDIKNYQDTNTQIDLKKYLDDMKNKPTVSAHQDSNTKIKHPCAVCGREIGLLGGFKLTDGKICDDCASRVGLKNNFSSQSAVKYLTVQDIKNHQDSHTQIDAKQLLFDNKSEYEKLLITFKKEGNGHIGKVYLSDKRKQFLIKLSFMENLADEPFQLYDYSDLEGYDPIENGTTIEDKHGLSRAIAGGLIAGPTGAVLGAFSGNKSYAAVSKVSVVLYFKGDHRVEAVLLNETTKTDSSAYHITQQELLRFCHDLDTIIANNNSNVNEPATPVSATDSADQLRKLKGLLDDGILTEEEFTAKKKQILGI from the coding sequence ATGGCTAAAAAATGTGATATATGCGGAAAGAAAATCGGACTCATGGCTAGTCGGCTTGACATAAAGGATGGGATTATGTGTGTCGACTGCTCAGAACAAATTGGATTAAAAACTGGCCTGCAGTCTATATCCGTCGCCAAAGATTTGACTATTGATGATGTTAAAAGCTATCAAGACTCCCATACTAAAATAGACATCGCAAAGTATTTAGACGATATGAAAAGCAAACCTGCTGAGCCTTCACAGAAAGATTCTAACACTAAAATCAAACACCCTTGTGCGGTTTGTAATCGTGAAATAGGTTTATTAGGTGGCTTCAAATTAACTGATGGAAAAATTTGTGACGACTGTGCTTCTCGAGTTGGTTTAAAAAATAACTTTAGCTCACAATCTGCCGTCGAATATTTAACTGTCCAAGATATCAAAAATTATCAAGACACTAATACCCAGATAGATTTAAAGAAATATTTAGATGATATGAAAAACAAACCAACCGTATCTGCTCACCAGGATTCTAATACTAAAATCAAACACCCCTGTGCGGTTTGTAATCGTGAAATAGGTTTATTAGGTGGCTTCAAATTAACTGATGGAAAAATTTGTGACGACTGTGCTTCTCGAGTTGGTTTAAAAAATAACTTTAGCTCACAATCTGCCGTCGAATATTTAACTGTCCAAGATATCAAAAATTATCAAGACACTAATACCCAGATAGATTTAAAGAAATATTTAGATGATATGAAAAACAAACCAACCGTATCTGCTCACCAGGATTCTAATACTAAAATCAAACACCCCTGTGCGGTTTGTGGTCGTGAAATAGGTTTATTAGGTGGCTTCAAATTAACTGATGGGAAAATTTGTGACGACTGTGCTTCTCGAGTTGGTTTAAAAAATAACTTTAGCTCACAATCTGCCGTCGAATATTTAACTGTCCAAGATATCAAAAATTATCAAGACACTAATACCCAGATAGATTTAAAGAAATATTTAGATGATATGAAAAACAAACCAACCGTATCTGCTCACCAAGATTCTAATACTAAAATCAAACACCCCTGTGCGGTTTGTGGTCGTGAAATAGGTTTATTAGGTGGCTTCAAATTAACTGATGGGAAAATTTGTGACGACTGTGCTTCTCGAGTTGGTTTAAAAAATAACTTTAGCTCACAATCCGCTGTCAAATATTTAACTGTCCAAGATATCAAAAATCATCAAGACTCTCATACTCAGATAGATGCCAAACAATTGCTTTTTGACAATAAATCAGAATATGAAAAATTACTGATTACTTTCAAAAAAGAAGGTAACGGTCATATCGGAAAAGTTTATCTCAGTGACAAACGCAAACAATTTTTAATTAAGCTAAGTTTCATGGAAAACTTAGCTGATGAACCATTCCAACTATATGACTACAGTGACTTAGAAGGATATGATCCTATTGAAAATGGGACTACTATTGAAGATAAACATGGACTATCTCGAGCAATAGCTGGCGGTTTAATTGCTGGTCCAACTGGTGCTGTATTAGGCGCATTTTCTGGTAATAAATCGTATGCTGCCGTTTCTAAAGTCTCTGTCGTGCTTTATTTCAAAGGCGACCATCGCGTGGAAGCAGTCTTACTTAACGAAACTACTAAAACAGATAGCAGTGCCTACCATATCACTCAACAAGAATTACTTAGATTCTGCCATGATCTTGATACAATTATTGCCAACAACAATAGCAACGTTAATGAACCTGCAACTCCAGTCTCTGCTACTGACAGTGCCGATCAACTACGCAAACTCAAGGGACTTCTTGATGATGGTATCTTAACTGAAGAAGAATTCACAGCAAAAAAGAAACAAATTCTTGGGATTTAA
- a CDS encoding IS3 family transposase translates to MSRKATCLDNAVAESIFHILKVGTVHNYQYKNYEELESAIINYVDYYNQRRIKTKLVGMSPVKYREYTSQLAA, encoded by the coding sequence ATGAGCCGCAAGGCCACATGCCTAGATAATGCGGTAGCTGAAAGTATCTTTCACATTCTTAAAGTTGGCACGGTTCACAATTATCAATACAAGAACTATGAAGAGCTAGAATCCGCCATTATAAACTACGTAGATTATTACAATCAGCGTCGTATCAAAACAAAATTGGTCGGTATGTCCCCGGTAAAATATCGGGAATATACCAGCCAATTAGCAGCTTAG
- a CDS encoding transposase, translated as MKKYDIKGSATIYQWLAQFEIFGIQGLENCRRKTFYDYSFKIKVIKWRQKHHASYPVTATHFRLKQPMMVWDWERRLIEGHLKPSKGRSLKMTDKSKQSKTLKQLQGENELLRIRVAYLEKLEALAQKKSQTKKKPS; from the coding sequence ATGAAAAAGTATGATATCAAAGGAAGTGCGACGATTTATCAGTGGCTCGCTCAATTTGAAATTTTTGGCATTCAAGGATTAGAGAATTGTCGTAGGAAGACATTTTATGACTATTCCTTTAAAATCAAGGTTATTAAATGGCGACAAAAACATCATGCCTCATATCCAGTAACGGCAACCCATTTCAGGTTGAAGCAACCGATGATGGTTTGGGACTGGGAACGAAGACTGATTGAGGGACATCTTAAGCCATCTAAAGGACGGTCTTTAAAAATGACAGATAAATCTAAACAATCTAAGACATTGAAACAACTTCAGGGAGAAAACGAGCTTTTACGAATCCGGGTAGCATACTTGGAAAAACTCGAAGCCTTGGCACAGAAAAAATCTCAAACCAAGAAAAAGCCCAGCTAA
- a CDS encoding DUF4428 domain-containing protein, translating into MWLLLLILLIVGAFKLMGKAAPYVVLAAVLTYLYYLVKGIFSFIWRVVSSTPGIITIITIALIVIVYFIVKANRCDVCNNKHKSDELVHIQNGKVCTDCLQKIGVDYTALPKDVLVEKTLTVQEIEDLRDSNTIIDPIQRWENYQEQRKAKEQAANSANIVPTNIGSSEVDELHELKQLLDDGVITQDDFDAKKRQILGL; encoded by the coding sequence ATGTGGTTACTACTATTAATCTTGCTCATAGTCGGGGCATTTAAACTTATGGGTAAGGCTGCACCCTACGTTGTTCTCGCAGCAGTCCTGACTTATCTCTACTACCTTGTTAAAGGTATCTTCTCATTCATCTGGCGAGTTGTATCTAGTACGCCAGGGATAATCACCATTATTACTATTGCGTTAATAGTAATTGTTTATTTCATTGTAAAAGCTAATAGATGTGACGTCTGCAATAACAAGCACAAAAGTGATGAGTTAGTGCACATTCAAAATGGTAAAGTCTGTACTGATTGCTTACAGAAAATTGGTGTTGACTACACTGCCCTCCCGAAGGATGTACTAGTTGAAAAGACACTTACTGTGCAAGAGATTGAAGACTTACGAGATAGCAATACTATCATTGATCCAATTCAACGTTGGGAAAATTATCAAGAACAGCGGAAGGCCAAAGAACAAGCAGCTAACTCAGCCAATATTGTCCCCACTAACATCGGCTCAAGTGAAGTTGATGAGTTGCACGAATTGAAACAGCTGCTTGATGACGGCGTGATTACCCAAGACGACTTTGATGCTAAGAAGAGACAGATTTTAGGACTGTGA
- a CDS encoding SHOCT domain-containing protein — MSRSIVGGLVAGPTGAVLGAFSGNKSYDAVSKMAVVLYFNNNYSKQLNYISTETKIDSMYYRDEQEKMQRFCVRLDKILVENENNEPTTLSTPTNSADELRKLKSLLDDGILTEEEFAAKKKQILGI; from the coding sequence TTGTCTCGTTCCATAGTCGGTGGCTTAGTTGCTGGGCCTACCGGTGCTGTATTAGGTGCTTTTTCAGGAAACAAGTCCTATGACGCAGTTTCAAAGATGGCAGTAGTTTTATACTTTAATAACAACTACTCTAAGCAATTAAACTACATATCCACTGAAACAAAAATCGACAGCATGTACTATCGAGATGAACAAGAAAAAATGCAACGATTCTGTGTTCGATTGGATAAAATTTTAGTCGAAAATGAAAATAATGAACCTACCACTCTATCTACACCCACTAACAGTGCCGATGAGCTACGTAAACTTAAAAGCCTCCTGGACGATGGCATTCTAACCGAAGAAGAATTCGCAGCAAAAAAGAAACAAATTCTGGGGATCTAA
- a CDS encoding transposase, producing MDYNATKKLYYYSFKGNLEVANNGIVLTYDVTPASWHAIKSVQTLLSLWPSHQILVDLGYLSRKLKQELAKKKINLWTPVRRNMKQPVAYQRLLNRQRRQSETNFSQLNELFDIE from the coding sequence ATCGATTATAACGCAACTAAGAAACTTTATTATTACAGCTTCAAAGGTAACCTCGAGGTCGCTAATAATGGCATTGTTTTAACTTACGATGTGACCCCCGCTTCCTGGCATGCTATTAAATCAGTACAAACATTATTATCGTTATGGCCTAGCCATCAAATATTGGTAGATTTAGGTTATCTTAGTCGTAAGCTCAAACAAGAACTTGCCAAAAAGAAGATTAATTTATGGACGCCGGTTCGTCGAAACATGAAGCAGCCCGTGGCTTACCAACGATTACTAAATCGACAACGGCGCCAGAGTGAGACAAATTTTTCACAACTAAATGAGTTATTTGATATTGAATGA
- a CDS encoding IS3 family transposase yields MVLKAAHMSSSNYHDAFHCKYQSGSSTLVDEIKSVRLANPDYGYRTVTLALKNKGINVNHKAVLRIMRENNLLCQAFNRRTKKYNSYKGTVGTVAHNRLNRRFKMDRPFQKIVTDVTEVRWGNQTINKRAYFTVYIDLYNGEIIE; encoded by the coding sequence GTGGTTTTAAAAGCAGCACACATGTCGAGTAGTAATTACCACGATGCATTTCACTGTAAATATCAATCAGGCTCATCAACGTTAGTTGATGAGATTAAAAGCGTTCGTTTGGCCAATCCCGATTACGGTTACCGAACCGTGACTTTAGCGCTTAAAAATAAGGGAATCAACGTTAATCACAAGGCAGTACTTCGTATTATGCGTGAAAATAATCTCCTTTGTCAGGCATTCAATCGTCGAACGAAGAAATATAACTCTTATAAAGGAACTGTTGGTACAGTTGCTCATAACCGTTTAAACCGTCGTTTTAAAATGGATCGCCCATTTCAAAAAATCGTTACTGATGTAACGGAGGTCCGTTGGGGGAATCAAACAATCAACAAACGTGCATACTTTACAGTTTATATTGACCTTTATAACGGAGAAATTATTGAATAG
- a CDS encoding winged helix-turn-helix domain-containing protein codes for MPKNTLAQFAKLMADPKVAAILKATKSKTGLTTKQISAQTKIPNNQLYYTINKMQDADLLTIVNQVQVKNLTENFYSSAHLSHETPQELADLDGLDTDLTDISGTWTQAHVQQVLQWIMLLNHDFTEAYQEEMTRKQPDKSAIFFSNAILNLSAAGEHQLRLDLIKLLGDAEKNDPDPQSTDKRQVKLLIEKWQ; via the coding sequence ATGCCCAAAAACACACTGGCTCAGTTTGCAAAGTTAATGGCCGATCCCAAGGTGGCCGCTATCTTAAAGGCCACCAAATCTAAAACTGGTTTAACAACTAAGCAAATTTCGGCCCAAACTAAAATTCCCAACAATCAGTTGTACTACACCATCAACAAAATGCAGGATGCCGACTTATTAACCATCGTTAATCAAGTTCAGGTTAAAAATCTAACTGAAAACTTCTATTCCAGTGCCCACCTCTCCCATGAGACGCCACAGGAATTGGCAGATCTTGATGGTCTCGATACTGATCTGACTGACATCTCCGGCACGTGGACTCAAGCCCATGTCCAACAAGTTTTACAATGGATCATGCTATTGAACCACGACTTTACCGAAGCCTACCAGGAAGAGATGACCCGCAAGCAACCTGACAAGTCAGCCATTTTTTTCAGTAACGCGATCCTAAACCTTTCAGCGGCAGGCGAGCACCAGTTGCGCTTAGATTTGATCAAATTGCTTGGCGATGCTGAAAAGAATGATCCTGATCCTCAGTCAACGGACAAGCGTCAGGTTAAACTACTCATTGAAAAGTGGCAATAA